From Bacteroides uniformis:
GCGAAGCCGCTGCTATACAAAATGTGGAGAAGGTGCTGGGCAATGCTGTGAAAAGCCTGAAGGAACCGAACTTGGTGGCGGTATTTATCGGCATTGTCATCGGTCTGGCTTTGGGAGCAATTCCTATTTCCATTCCCGGCATCAGCGCTCCCGTGCGGCTCGGATTGGCAGGAGGCCCTATCATCGTAGGTATTCTTATCGGGACATTCGGTCCGAGGATGCACATGGTGACTTATACTACGCGCAGTGCGAACCTGATGCTCCGTGCATTGGGATTGTCTCTTTACCTGGCTTGCCTGGGACTGGATGCGGGTGCCCATTTCTTCGATACGGTATTCCGGCCGGAAGGGCTGTTATGGATTGCTACGGGTTTTGCGTTGACTGTGGTTCCGGTATTGATTATGGGTATCGTTACCTTCAAGTGGCTGAAGATAGATTTCGGAACAATGGCGGGTATGCTGTGCGGAAGCATGGCAAACCCCATGGCGCTGAACTACGCCAACGACACCATTCCGGGAGACAATCCGTCTGTAGCTTATGCTACGGTTTATCCGCTGTGCATGTTTCTACGGGTAATCATAGCCCAAGTGCTGCTCATGTTCTTCATTAATGGATAATGAAGAATGAGGGATATTATCAACTGTCAATTATCAACTATCAATTAAATAACTATGGGAAATATAACTCCGGAAAGTATTGTCAATGACTTGCGTTATTTGCAATTATTATCACGCAGTTTTCCTACCATTGCTGATGCCAGTACAGAAATCATCAATCTGGAGGCCATTCTGAATCTGCCGAAAGGTACAGAGCATTTTCTGACGGATATTCATGGCGAGTATGAGGCTTTTCAGCATGTGCTGAAGAATGCATCGGGGGCAGTGAAACGTAAGGTGAACGAAATATTCGGGCATACACTGCGCGAAAGTGAGAAGAAGGAAATCTGTACGTTAATTTATTATCCGGAAGAGAAGCTGCAACTTATCAAGGAGCAGGAAACGGACCTGGATGACTGGTATTTGATAACACTGAACCAGTTGGTAAAAGTATGCCAGAACGTTTCGTCCAAATATACCCGTTCGAAAGTACGCAAGGCACTTCCAGCAGAGTTCTCGTATATCATTCAAGAGCTGTTGCACGAATCGAGCATCGAACCTAACAAACATGCCTATATCAATGTCATAATCAGTACCATTATCTCTACGAAGCGTGCGGATGATTTTATTGTGGCGATGTGCAACCTTATCCAGCGCTTGACCATCGACTCGCTGCATATCGTGGGCGATATATACGACCGCGGACCGGGTGCGCATATTATCATGGATACTCTCTGTGATTATCATAATTTCGACATCCAATGGGGTAACCACGATATTCTGTGGATGGGTGCCGCATCGGGTAATGATGCTTGTATAGCCAACGTAATCCGTATGTCGATGCGCTATGCCAATTTAGCAACGCTGGAGGATGGTTATGGCATCAATCTGTTGCCGCTTGCAACGTTTGCCATGGATACCTATGCGGATGACCCTTGCACCATCTTTGCGCCGAAAATGAACTTTGCCGATGCGGAATACAATGAGAAGACCTTGCGGCTGATTACACAGATGCACAAGGCGATTACGGTTATCCAGTTGAAACTGGAGGCGGAAATCATCAGCCGCCGTCCTGAGTTCGGTATGGAGAACCGGAAACTGCTGCATCTGGTGGATTTCGAGCGTGGTGTGTTTGTATACGAAGGCAAGGAATATCCGTTGCGCGATGTGAATTTCCCCACCGTAGACCCGGCGGACCCGTATCGTCTGTCGGACGAAGAGCGCGAACTGATGCACCGGATTCATTCTTCTTTCATGAACAGCGAGAAGATGAAGAAGCACATGCGCTGCTTGTTTACGTATGGCGGCATGTATCTGGTGTGCAACAGTAACCTGCTTTATCATGCTTCCGTGCCTCTGAATGCGGACGGCAGTTTTAAACATGTCCGCATCGGCCAAAAGGAATACTGGGGACGTAAGTTGCTGAAAAAGACCGACCAGCTGATACGTACCGCTTACTTTGACGAGGACGGTTCGGACGAGAAACAGTTTGCACTGGATTATGTCTGGTACATGTGGTGCGGACCGGATGCCCCTTCCTTCGATAAAGACAAGATGGCTACCTTTGAACGCTATTTTGTGGCCGACAAAACATTGCATAAGGAGACGAAAGGGCATTACTATGCTTTGCGCAACGAGGCTGAGGTGTGTGACCGCATTCTTGAAGAGTTCGGCGTGAAGCCGGGGCCACATTCGCATATCATCAACGGACATGTACCGGTAAAGACCATTAAAGGTGAGAAACCCATCAAAGCGGATGGTAAGCTGCTGGTGATTGACGGTGGTTTTTCAAAAGCCTATCAGCCGGAAACGGGAATTGCGGGATATACGCTGGTATATCATTCCCACGGCTTGCAGTTGGTGCAGCATGAGCCGTTCCAGAGCCGTCAGAAAGCCATTGAAGAAGGACAAGACATCAAGTCTACAACCCTGGTTGTCGAATTCAATTCGCAGCGTATGATGGTGAAGGATACGGATAAAGGAAGTGAACTCGTTACGCAGATTCAGGATTTGATGAAACTGCTGGTGGCGTATAGGACGGGGCTGATTAAGGAGAAACAATAATTTATAATTTCAGTATCGTCACCCCGCCCTCTACAATGATGCCTTTGTCATAGGTTTTCCCTTGGGTGTAGTAGCGGCTGCCGCCATAACCGCCGGTGAGGAATATGCCAAAGCGCTCGGTCAGGTGGTATTCCAGATTGACACGTGCCTGGAGGGCATAGAGACGTGCCGGAATGCCGTAGTCCTTGTTCTTGAAGGTTTCTATATGTTGGTATCCCAGATCTCCGCTGATGAACAGCTGTTTGTAGAGCGGTAATTCAAGACCGGCACGGTAGAAGAGGGCAGCGGAAAACTTATCGCCAAAATCCAGATAATGGGTACCGCCACCGAGGATGGTATAGAAGAGCCGGTTCTTGAAACGGGCACCTACATTCAGCTTGGTGGCATTACCACCGAAAAACATCAGTTGAACTTTTGTTTGGGGATTGGCATTGACTAATCCCAACTGGAAACCATCTAATTTTTCTTTGTAGTAGTTGAATAGACCTATTTGAAGCCCTTTGGCACGTATGGCCATATTGGCAGCGCCTATTTGTAATCCTCGGGCTGTACCACCCACCACATTGCCCAGGCCGGAAACCTGAACACCGGTCATATCTCCGGCGGTGATGTTAGTAAGGGCGGACATCTGCATGCCATTCAAGTCTTCACCGATTACACTTAGCAGGCCGGCCCCTGAAAATCCTTTGAAATTTCCACCGGAAATATTGGCGAGTCCGGCAAAGTGTATGCCGGAAGCACCTTCTCCGCTGATATTCAACAGGCCGCCTATGGAGGCGCCACGATTATAGTCCCCACTGATGTTTGCCAGACCGGAAATGATGACGCCTTGCGCATGGTTTCCGGTGATACCTACCAGTCCCGAAACGGATACTCCGATAAGGCTGTTGCCATTGATGTTGGTAATTCCTGCTATCTGCATGCCTCGCATGCTTCCCCCCACCATATTTGACAGACCTGCCATCTGTACACCGTTCACATCCCTGCCGGTTACACTGCCAAGAATATTCATGCCGAGGCCATTCAGACGGTTCATGGAGGAGAACACACCCAGATTGAAGCAGGTGCTTCCTATGGTATCAGTCCGCTGTGTGGAGATGTTTTTCCATAAGGAGATATTGATACCTACCGGGCCATGGTCTGTTCGTGGAGAGCGTTGTTTCCGGAAAGATTTCTCGGAGGATTTCTGAATCGTATCCGGCTGTACGCTGCCCGGATTATGTTCTTGGGCAAGAGCTGTCCCTGCAAAAAGCAGGGACACAAGGAGGAGGGAAAGGTTTCGTTTCATACTTTTTTCTATATTTCGTCCGGCCAGGGAGCTGGTTGGCGGGTGGCACGCAACAGAGGGCGCTGCGCATCCACAGACCGGAGGTAATTACTTAATTTCCGTGACAACTCTTTGACAACTTCAGGCTTCTCTCGGGCCATATCATGTTTTTCACTGATGTCGGCGGGGATGTTGAAAAGTTCCCGTCTACCGTCACCGAAATAATACACCAGCTTCCACTCGCCCGAACGGATGGAGCAAGTGGCTCCGATGCCCGGGCCGGAAGGACCCCAGCTATTGGGATAATGCCAGTAGATATCACGGTCTTTCATTTTACCTTTTCCGGTGAGCAATGGCATGAAACTGATGCCGTCGCGTTGCTGTACGGTTGTATAGTTGTCTACGCCTGCCATCTCAAGGATGGTGGGGAAGAAGTCCTCTATCATCAGGTAATGGTCGCATTGGGTTTGGGGCGCTACGATGCCCGGCCAGCGGACAATCATCGGTTCACGTATGCCTCCTTCGTAGGCGGAACCTTTACCACTGTTGAGCGGATAGTTCTGGACATGCAGTTGTCCGGCGCGGGTATGGGCCGCCAAACCGCCATTGTCGGACATGAAGATGAGGATAGTGTTTTCCGTCAGGTTGTTCTTGTCCAGATAATCCATAATGTCTCCCAGACTTTTGTCCATACCCTCAATGAGAGTAGCATAGGCAGCTTCTACCGGAGGAAGGCCTTTGTCCAGGTACTTCTGGTAGAAACGCATGTCAGGTTGTATAGGGGTATGGATGGCATAGTGTGCCATGTACAGAAAGAATGGCTTGTCAGTCTGCTGTGCATCGTCCAGGGCCTTCATGGCCTCTATGGTAAGGGCTTCACTTAGGAAAGTGTCGGTTCCATGATATTTCTCCAGACCGGGTACGGCAGCCAGCGGGCTTTTACCGTCTGTTTTGTTGCCGAAATTCTCCTTGCCATAGTAGCTGGCAGGTGAACCGGCAGCATGTCCGGCTATGTTCACTTCAAACCCCATTTTCAACGGGTCGGCTCCGGGAGTGCCTTCAGCACCGAAGTGGGCTTTTCCGCAATGAATGGTGTGATAGCCATGGTCTTTGAGCACTTCGGCCAGGGAGGTGACTTGTGTGGTCCGTTCCACGCCAGGCTCTTGACAAATGCCGTTAACGTTCCATTCCGGATAAATCATGACCGAGTCGGGTTGTTCATGGGTAGTGTTCTTGCGGAGGGTCCAACTGGTGACTCGATGCCTGGCAGCATTCATTCCCGTAAAAAGGCTGACACGCGTAGGTGAACTGATGCTGCATGCATAGGCCTGCGTAAACATTTTGCCTTGTGTAGCCATCCGTTCCATGTTGGGAGTATGGTACGTATCGTTGTACTTGGTACGCTGTGTCCAAAAGGGGAGGGACGTGTCTTGCCATCCCATGTCATCCACTAGGAACAGAATGATGTTTGGCTGCTCTTTTGGAGCAGGTACGGCATCCCCAGGCGGCATGCCATACGCTTCTCCCGCCATTCCGCATATCGGAAGCATGGCGGATAATAATAATTCGTTTCTCATTTAGATAATAATTTAGAAAGGGTTAGATAGGTTGTAGTTTAATTGTTTTTTTACATTATCCTTTGGCCTCCTGATACAAGAAGCGTTTGATAGATTTCTTCGGCGTTTTTTCAAATTCTTCAGGATAGATTTTCATTTTGAATATCTGGCTGTATGCGGGCAGTTCTGCATTCAGTGCCACACGGTTTTCCTCCATGACGCGTTCGATGTCGTCATTGTTCAGCCCATGGGCAAAGGCATCATCGAAGTCGGGGTAAACCAGACCTACCAGTTTCTCATTCTGCTGCACGATGATGCTTTCGGCTACATACGGCATATTGTTCAGTTTGTCTTCTATCTCTTCCGGGTAGATATTCTGACCGCTCGGACCAAGGAGCATGTTCTTGCTGCGTCCCTTGATGCTTACGTTGCCTTCGGCATCCATCAGGGCAAGGTCTCCGGTGTGCAGCCAGCCGTCTTTGTCGAGTACCTGTACGGTGGCCTCGTCGTTCTTGTAGTAACCCAGCATGACATTGGGACCACGGCAGACAATCTCTCCCGGAATGTTTTCGGGATCGGATGATAGGATTTTCACCTCCATACGCGGTGCGGCCTTTCCGCAAGAACCGGGTTTGAAGCGGGTCCAATCCTCGTAACAGATGATGGGGCCGCATTCCGTCATTCCATAGCCTACCGTATAGGGGAAATCTATCATCTTTAAGAACTGCTCCACTTCCTGGTTGAAGGCAGCTCCTCCTACAATGATTTCTGCAAAGTTTCCGCCAAAGGCTTGAATCATTTGTTCGCGTACGGTCGCCTTTATCTTGTCATTGATGATGGGTACTTTCAGCAACAGCTTCATGGCGGGAGTTTCCAGCTTGGGCAGTACGCTCTTCTTTATAATCTTTTCGATAATGAGCGGAACAGCCACAATCAGGTTAGGCTTCACTTCGGTGAAAGCCTGGAAAATGATTTTGGGGCTGGGCATACGAGTGAGGAAGAATATGTGGCAACCTACGGCGAATTCATACAGAAACTCGAATGCAAGTCCGTACATATGTGCCATTGGCAGCATGGAGACAATCTTGTCACCGGCTTTCAGCGGCAATACTTCGAAAGCAAAAGTGGTGTTTGACCAAAGGCTGCGGTAGGGCAGCATCACTCCTTTGGAGTAACTGGTGGTGCCGGATGTATAGTTGATGACCGCCAGTTCGTCGGGCTGGTCCTTGTGATAACTGACATGCTCCTTGCGGAAGTTCTTGGGGTATTTCTTACCGAACATTTCGTTGAGATGTTCGCGGGCATAGTCCAACTTTTCGCTGCGGGAGACAAGAATGTAGAAGTCTGCCATCATCATGATGCCCTCCAGCAGCGGCATGGCACTTTCGTTGAGGTTTTCCCAAACCTGGTCGCCTACGAAAAGCAGTTTGGCTTCGGAATGGTTCACGATGTTGTGTACATTGTCTGCCTTGAACTCGTGAAGGATGGGGACGATTACCGCACCGTAGGTCAATGTTGCGAGGAACGTTACGCCCCAGTGGGAACTGTTGCGGCCACAGACGGCAATCTTATCGCCTTTCTTGATGCCGCTTGCCTCGAAAATGATATGCAGCTTTTCTATTTTGCGGGCTACGTCCTTATATTGTAGGGTTGCTCCCTTATAGTCGGTCAGAGCGTCTAAATCCCAATTTTCCTTTATGCTATTCTCTATATAGGCGATAAAACTTTGTTCCATGATATTAATTGCACATTTGGTTGAAAATTGTGCAAATATAAGGGTTTATATATAGAAAGCAAACTTTTATAGGGAAAATAGTTTTTATGGCGGCTATTTGCTAAAACTCGACAGTTATACCTAAAGTAGGCAGGATAGTGCCGCTTTCCTGCTTGAGGTATTTCATTTTATAGCGCTGTTCGGCAACAGGAGCGGACGGATTTTCGATGATGCCCGTACTCATTATCACATCCGGCTGCTTCAGTTTGTTGCCGGTGACACCGTAATCGTTTCCTTTGCATGCCAACGGAATGTTGTCTTGGAGGGAAAGTGGCATACGGCTGTAACGCTTGAAGAAACCTTCTGCAGAAACCATGAACCGGTCTTGCAGGTGCCAGTCCAGACCGAGGCTGCTTTCAAAGACCTGCATGTACTTCAGGTTTTTGTTGAGATATTGCCCTTCATTGTCTTTATATCCCAAAGCGGTGTAGGGAGGCAATTGGTGGTAGAGGCCGGTACTTCCGCTCAGGGTCCATTGTTCCGAGAGTTTGTAGGATGCAGAGAGGCGTGGGGAGAACTGTTTCCATAGCTGCCGCATCTTTCGGTTGTAAGTGTTGCCATCCATACGGATACCGGCAGAAAGGGCCAGACGCTTGTCGGCGGTGGTATAGTTGGAAGAGAAGAAAGCCCCCCAGCCGAAGATGTTGAGTGAGGTTTCGTAGATGGAAAGCGTACCCGAATGACTGCCGTATAGTCTTTGCCTGCTGTGGTTTGTATAGATGGAGTTGTTCAGTTCTGCTCCTTCTTTTAGGGTCCATGCTCCCAAGCGCGTTTGGTTTTCGAAACGCAGGGTGGTCTTTTGTTCTGTGGAGCGTAGGCGCAGGGTCAGGTTGTCTTCGGAAGAGTCATCGTTGTTGCGGTATTTCAGATTGCGGTTGTTCAGGTAGTTATGGCTCAGTATAAGGGATTGTACGTGCCTTCCATTGTAGTGTCTGTAAGAGGCTCCGAGAGTGAATGTTTCCTGATGGATAGTGGGGAGATAGCTGAGCAGATATTCGGCATCTTCTCCTTTTTCATCGGTATTC
This genomic window contains:
- a CDS encoding fructose-1,6-bisphosphatase, with amino-acid sequence MGNITPESIVNDLRYLQLLSRSFPTIADASTEIINLEAILNLPKGTEHFLTDIHGEYEAFQHVLKNASGAVKRKVNEIFGHTLRESEKKEICTLIYYPEEKLQLIKEQETDLDDWYLITLNQLVKVCQNVSSKYTRSKVRKALPAEFSYIIQELLHESSIEPNKHAYINVIISTIISTKRADDFIVAMCNLIQRLTIDSLHIVGDIYDRGPGAHIIMDTLCDYHNFDIQWGNHDILWMGAASGNDACIANVIRMSMRYANLATLEDGYGINLLPLATFAMDTYADDPCTIFAPKMNFADAEYNEKTLRLITQMHKAITVIQLKLEAEIISRRPEFGMENRKLLHLVDFERGVFVYEGKEYPLRDVNFPTVDPADPYRLSDEERELMHRIHSSFMNSEKMKKHMRCLFTYGGMYLVCNSNLLYHASVPLNADGSFKHVRIGQKEYWGRKLLKKTDQLIRTAYFDEDGSDEKQFALDYVWYMWCGPDAPSFDKDKMATFERYFVADKTLHKETKGHYYALRNEAEVCDRILEEFGVKPGPHSHIINGHVPVKTIKGEKPIKADGKLLVIDGGFSKAYQPETGIAGYTLVYHSHGLQLVQHEPFQSRQKAIEEGQDIKSTTLVVEFNSQRMMVKDTDKGSELVTQIQDLMKLLVAYRTGLIKEKQ
- a CDS encoding LA_2272 family surface repeat-containing protein, which codes for MKRNLSLLLVSLLFAGTALAQEHNPGSVQPDTIQKSSEKSFRKQRSPRTDHGPVGINISLWKNISTQRTDTIGSTCFNLGVFSSMNRLNGLGMNILGSVTGRDVNGVQMAGLSNMVGGSMRGMQIAGITNINGNSLIGVSVSGLVGITGNHAQGVIISGLANISGDYNRGASIGGLLNISGEGASGIHFAGLANISGGNFKGFSGAGLLSVIGEDLNGMQMSALTNITAGDMTGVQVSGLGNVVGGTARGLQIGAANMAIRAKGLQIGLFNYYKEKLDGFQLGLVNANPQTKVQLMFFGGNATKLNVGARFKNRLFYTILGGGTHYLDFGDKFSAALFYRAGLELPLYKQLFISGDLGYQHIETFKNKDYGIPARLYALQARVNLEYHLTERFGIFLTGGYGGSRYYTQGKTYDKGIIVEGGVTILKL
- a CDS encoding sulfatase, with amino-acid sequence MRNELLLSAMLPICGMAGEAYGMPPGDAVPAPKEQPNIILFLVDDMGWQDTSLPFWTQRTKYNDTYHTPNMERMATQGKMFTQAYACSISSPTRVSLFTGMNAARHRVTSWTLRKNTTHEQPDSVMIYPEWNVNGICQEPGVERTTQVTSLAEVLKDHGYHTIHCGKAHFGAEGTPGADPLKMGFEVNIAGHAAGSPASYYGKENFGNKTDGKSPLAAVPGLEKYHGTDTFLSEALTIEAMKALDDAQQTDKPFFLYMAHYAIHTPIQPDMRFYQKYLDKGLPPVEAAYATLIEGMDKSLGDIMDYLDKNNLTENTILIFMSDNGGLAAHTRAGQLHVQNYPLNSGKGSAYEGGIREPMIVRWPGIVAPQTQCDHYLMIEDFFPTILEMAGVDNYTTVQQRDGISFMPLLTGKGKMKDRDIYWHYPNSWGPSGPGIGATCSIRSGEWKLVYYFGDGRRELFNIPADISEKHDMAREKPEVVKELSRKLSNYLRSVDAQRPLLRATRQPAPWPDEI
- a CDS encoding long-chain fatty acid--CoA ligase gives rise to the protein MEQSFIAYIENSIKENWDLDALTDYKGATLQYKDVARKIEKLHIIFEASGIKKGDKIAVCGRNSSHWGVTFLATLTYGAVIVPILHEFKADNVHNIVNHSEAKLLFVGDQVWENLNESAMPLLEGIMMMADFYILVSRSEKLDYAREHLNEMFGKKYPKNFRKEHVSYHKDQPDELAVINYTSGTTSYSKGVMLPYRSLWSNTTFAFEVLPLKAGDKIVSMLPMAHMYGLAFEFLYEFAVGCHIFFLTRMPSPKIIFQAFTEVKPNLIVAVPLIIEKIIKKSVLPKLETPAMKLLLKVPIINDKIKATVREQMIQAFGGNFAEIIVGGAAFNQEVEQFLKMIDFPYTVGYGMTECGPIICYEDWTRFKPGSCGKAAPRMEVKILSSDPENIPGEIVCRGPNVMLGYYKNDEATVQVLDKDGWLHTGDLALMDAEGNVSIKGRSKNMLLGPSGQNIYPEEIEDKLNNMPYVAESIIVQQNEKLVGLVYPDFDDAFAHGLNNDDIERVMEENRVALNAELPAYSQIFKMKIYPEEFEKTPKKSIKRFLYQEAKG